Proteins encoded in a region of the Cataglyphis hispanica isolate Lineage 1 chromosome 14, ULB_Chis1_1.0, whole genome shotgun sequence genome:
- the LOC126854429 gene encoding aquaporin AQPAn.G-like isoform X1, with translation MVNLKNAFGADELTDKKAGLPRGLLAEFLGTLLLNFFGCGAVVTENVVAIGLAFGLVVASAIQGIGHVSGGHVNPAVTCGLIIIGKVPIIRGILYIIAQCAGAIAGSAILRALSADTSEDALGVVKLSKGITPVQGLGVEFFLALILVLVICGACDAAKPDSKGIAPLLIGLVVTVGHIVGVPRTGAGMNPARSLGSAVVMGAFDDHWVYWVGPIMGGIAGALIYVHAVGPAKEPEIPARTYASVASEEKELQNLTARKHVNPA, from the exons ATGGTGAATCTAAAAAACGCCTTCGGGGCTGACGAGCTTACCGATAAGAAGGCCGGTCTTCCTCGTGGTCTTTTGGCAGAATTTCTCGGCACTCTGTTGCTCAATTTCTTCGGCTGCGGTGCTGTGGTAACTGAAAATGTTGTCGCCATCGGTTTGGCTTTTGGTCTGGTGGTGGCGAGCGCGATTCAGGGAATAGGTCACGTTTCTGGCGGTCACGTCAACCCTGCAGTCACGTGCGGTCTCATCATCATCGGCAAG GTGCCGATCATCAGGGGCATCCTGTATATCATTGCGCAATGTGCGGGCGCAATCGCAGGCTCGGCGATTCTGCGAGCTCTTTCAGCGGATACATCGGAGGATGCTCTGGGTGTAGTGAAGCTCTCTAAGGGAATTACTCCGGTCCAAGGACTCGGCGTGGAGTTCTTCCTAGCATTGATCTTGGTCCTGGTTATTTGCGGTGCGTGCGATGCCGCTAAACCAGACAGCAAAGGCATCGCGCCTCTCTTAATCGGCCTGGTGGTCACCGTCGGCCATATTGTCGGC gTGCCGCGAACAGGTGCCGGGATGAATCCGGCGCGTTCGCTGGGTAGCGCCGTGGTGATGGGCGCCTTCGATGATCACTGGGTATACTGGGTAGGACCGATTATGGGAGGTATCGCCGGTGCGCTAATTTATGTACACGCAGTTGGGCCCGCCAAGGAACCGGAAATCCCCGCTAGGACCTACGCCTCCGTTGCCAGCGAGGAGAAGGAG CTCCAGAATCTTACCGCCAGGAAACACGTCAATCCTGCTTGA
- the LOC126854429 gene encoding aquaporin AQPAn.G-like isoform X2, protein MVNLKNAFGADELTDKKAGLPRGLLAEFLGTLLLNFFGCGAVVTENVVAIGLAFGLVVASAIQGIGHVSGGHVNPAVTCGLIIIGKVPIIRGILYIIAQCAGAIAGSAILRALSADTSEDALGVVKLSKGITPVQGLGVEFFLALILVLVICGACDAAKPDSKGIAPLLIGLVVTVGHIVGVPRTGAGMNPARSLGSAVVMGAFDDHWVYWVGPIMGGIAGALIYVHAVGPAKEPEIPARTYASVASEEKERFEYIDSGHNGL, encoded by the exons ATGGTGAATCTAAAAAACGCCTTCGGGGCTGACGAGCTTACCGATAAGAAGGCCGGTCTTCCTCGTGGTCTTTTGGCAGAATTTCTCGGCACTCTGTTGCTCAATTTCTTCGGCTGCGGTGCTGTGGTAACTGAAAATGTTGTCGCCATCGGTTTGGCTTTTGGTCTGGTGGTGGCGAGCGCGATTCAGGGAATAGGTCACGTTTCTGGCGGTCACGTCAACCCTGCAGTCACGTGCGGTCTCATCATCATCGGCAAG GTGCCGATCATCAGGGGCATCCTGTATATCATTGCGCAATGTGCGGGCGCAATCGCAGGCTCGGCGATTCTGCGAGCTCTTTCAGCGGATACATCGGAGGATGCTCTGGGTGTAGTGAAGCTCTCTAAGGGAATTACTCCGGTCCAAGGACTCGGCGTGGAGTTCTTCCTAGCATTGATCTTGGTCCTGGTTATTTGCGGTGCGTGCGATGCCGCTAAACCAGACAGCAAAGGCATCGCGCCTCTCTTAATCGGCCTGGTGGTCACCGTCGGCCATATTGTCGGC gTGCCGCGAACAGGTGCCGGGATGAATCCGGCGCGTTCGCTGGGTAGCGCCGTGGTGATGGGCGCCTTCGATGATCACTGGGTATACTGGGTAGGACCGATTATGGGAGGTATCGCCGGTGCGCTAATTTATGTACACGCAGTTGGGCCCGCCAAGGAACCGGAAATCCCCGCTAGGACCTACGCCTCCGTTGCCAGCGAGGAGAAGGAG AGGTTCGAGTATATTGACAGCGGACATAACGGACTTTAA